A section of the Streptomyces sp. Je 1-369 genome encodes:
- a CDS encoding WhiB family transcriptional regulator: MQLEAHAPSVPPSQTLPPPAPTEDPTLTPLTALTALDDAIENLGVPVPCRAYDPEVFFAESPTDVEYAKSLCRTCPLMEACLAGAKERREPWGVWGGELFVQGVVVARKRPRGRPRKNPVVA; the protein is encoded by the coding sequence GTGCAACTCGAAGCGCACGCCCCGTCCGTACCGCCTTCACAGACGCTCCCCCCGCCCGCACCCACGGAGGACCCGACCTTGACTCCCCTCACCGCGCTCACCGCGCTCGACGACGCCATCGAGAACCTCGGCGTACCCGTCCCCTGCCGTGCCTACGACCCGGAGGTCTTCTTCGCGGAGTCGCCGACCGACGTCGAGTACGCCAAGTCCCTCTGCCGCACCTGCCCGCTGATGGAGGCCTGCCTCGCGGGCGCCAAGGAGCGGCGTGAGCCGTGGGGCGTCTGGGGCGGCGAGCTGTTCGTCCAGGGTGTCGTCGTTGCCCGCAAGCGGCCGCGTGGTCGCCCGCGCAAGAACCCGGTCGTCGCATGA
- a CDS encoding ABC1 kinase family protein — MSDLPRKAVTRTAKLAALPLGFAGRATWGLGKRIGGKSAEIVGRELQQRTAEQLFKVLGELKGGAMKFGQALSVFESALPEEVAGPYRAALTKLQEAAPPMPTRTVHAVLEERLGKDWRELFLEFEEKPAAAASIGQVHRAVWADGREVAVKVQYPGAGEALLSDLNQLSRFARLLGPLIPGMDIKPLIAELRDRVSEELDYGLEAQAQQAHADEFADDPDVVVPQVVHQSDQVLVTEWMDGTPLSEVIADGTEEQRDRAGQLLARFLFSGPARTGLLHADPHPGNFRLLFDEKAGYRLGVLDFGTVDRLPDGLPPTIGTSLRMTLEGEADAVYEMLCEEGFVKESVDLEPQAVLDYLLPIIEPMAVEEFTFTRAWMRKHAARLADVRSPAYQLGRYLNLPPAYLLIHRVTVSTIGVLCQLNATVRMRDELEEWLPGFVEEPEELEETEEAEGTDAVEVEA, encoded by the coding sequence ATGTCTGATCTTCCCCGGAAGGCGGTCACCCGTACCGCCAAACTGGCCGCGCTGCCACTCGGCTTCGCGGGACGCGCGACCTGGGGGCTGGGCAAGCGGATCGGGGGCAAGTCCGCGGAGATCGTGGGGCGCGAGCTGCAGCAGCGCACGGCCGAGCAGCTCTTCAAGGTCCTCGGCGAGCTGAAGGGCGGCGCCATGAAGTTCGGGCAGGCCCTGTCCGTCTTCGAGTCCGCGCTGCCCGAGGAGGTCGCGGGACCGTACCGCGCGGCGCTGACGAAGCTGCAGGAAGCGGCGCCGCCGATGCCCACCAGGACGGTGCACGCCGTCCTGGAGGAACGGCTAGGCAAGGACTGGCGCGAGCTGTTCCTGGAGTTCGAGGAGAAGCCCGCGGCCGCCGCGTCGATCGGGCAGGTGCACCGGGCCGTGTGGGCGGACGGCCGTGAGGTCGCGGTCAAGGTGCAGTACCCGGGAGCGGGTGAGGCGCTGCTGTCCGATCTCAATCAGCTCAGCCGGTTCGCCCGGCTGCTGGGGCCGCTCATCCCTGGGATGGACATCAAGCCGCTCATCGCGGAGCTGCGCGACCGTGTGTCGGAAGAGCTGGACTATGGCTTGGAGGCCCAGGCCCAGCAGGCGCACGCCGATGAGTTCGCGGACGACCCGGACGTGGTGGTGCCGCAGGTGGTGCACCAGAGCGACCAGGTCCTGGTGACCGAGTGGATGGACGGGACGCCGCTCTCCGAGGTGATCGCGGACGGCACGGAGGAGCAGCGCGACCGGGCGGGTCAGCTCCTGGCCCGCTTCCTCTTCTCCGGTCCCGCGCGCACGGGTCTGCTGCACGCCGATCCGCACCCCGGGAACTTCCGGCTGCTCTTCGACGAGAAGGCGGGGTATCGCCTCGGGGTCCTGGACTTCGGCACGGTCGACCGGCTGCCCGACGGGCTGCCCCCGACCATCGGGACGTCCCTGCGGATGACGCTCGAGGGCGAGGCCGACGCGGTCTACGAGATGTTGTGCGAGGAGGGCTTCGTCAAGGAGTCCGTCGATCTGGAACCGCAGGCGGTGCTCGACTACCTGCTGCCGATCATCGAACCCATGGCGGTCGAGGAGTTCACCTTCACCCGCGCCTGGATGCGCAAGCACGCGGCCCGGCTGGCCGATGTCCGCTCTCCCGCCTACCAGTTGGGCCGGTATCTGAACCTGCCGCCCGCCTACCTGCTGATACACCGCGTGACGGTGAGCACGATCGGAGTGCTGTGCCAGCTGAATGCGACGGTGCGGATGCGGGACGAGCTGGAGGAGTGGCTGCCCGGCTTCGTCGAGGAGCCGGAGGAGTTGGAGGAGACCGAGGAGGCCGAGGGGACCGACGCGGTCGAGGTGGAGGCCTGA
- a CDS encoding ThiF family adenylyltransferase — MHPILKPALRRGWRDLSTVQFGVAPAHALVLGPMDTATSSFLTLLDGTRGVPLLREEGRRMGLPDGHVDRLLGELSRAGLLDDSTGGGPAADALRERGESLDRLRGDVASLSLLSPEPGDAIAKVAARRTVRVRVQGAGRVGAVVASLLAGAGVGRVEVRDGGQVRPWDVAPGGLPAESVGERRDTAARRMVRQAAPGRPPRQSRPSRQAAEREGADLSLVIIAPRDGLDAYAPSPAATEELLASGTPHLYAGVLEGTGVVGPLVLPGTTACAECLFRQRAERDPTWPRMLAQWRSGHSRHVPACDLALSTSVAGLAAGHALTFLDGGPSACAGVRHTASVPGFEWLSSPIWPHPSCSCGAGVSVKGDRPTAADTPHATMAG, encoded by the coding sequence ATGCATCCGATCTTGAAGCCCGCGCTGCGGCGCGGCTGGCGGGACCTGAGCACCGTGCAGTTCGGGGTGGCGCCCGCGCACGCCTTGGTGCTCGGCCCGATGGACACGGCGACGAGCAGCTTCCTGACCTTGCTGGACGGCACCCGGGGAGTTCCTCTGCTGCGCGAGGAGGGTCGGCGGATGGGGCTGCCCGACGGGCACGTGGACCGGCTGCTGGGAGAGCTGTCGCGGGCCGGTCTCCTCGACGACTCGACCGGGGGCGGCCCGGCGGCCGATGCGCTGCGTGAGCGCGGCGAGAGCCTGGACCGGCTGCGGGGTGATGTGGCCTCGCTCTCGCTCCTGTCGCCGGAGCCGGGCGATGCGATCGCGAAGGTGGCGGCGCGCCGGACCGTGCGGGTGCGGGTCCAGGGTGCCGGTCGGGTGGGCGCCGTGGTGGCCTCGTTGCTGGCGGGGGCGGGGGTCGGGCGTGTCGAGGTGCGGGACGGCGGGCAGGTGCGTCCGTGGGATGTCGCGCCGGGCGGGCTGCCCGCCGAGTCCGTCGGCGAGCGCAGGGACACGGCCGCGCGACGGATGGTGCGACAGGCGGCCCCCGGTCGTCCACCCCGACAGTCCCGGCCGTCCCGACAGGCCGCCGAAAGGGAAGGAGCGGACCTGTCCCTCGTGATCATCGCCCCGAGGGACGGCCTGGACGCGTATGCGCCGTCCCCGGCGGCGACCGAGGAACTGCTCGCCTCGGGCACCCCTCATCTCTACGCCGGCGTGCTCGAGGGGACGGGCGTGGTCGGCCCCCTGGTCCTGCCGGGCACGACCGCGTGCGCCGAGTGTCTGTTCCGGCAGCGCGCGGAGCGCGATCCCACCTGGCCGCGCATGCTGGCCCAGTGGCGCTCGGGCCACTCGCGCCACGTACCCGCGTGCGACCTGGCGCTGTCGACCTCGGTCGCGGGCCTGGCGGCGGGGCACGCCCTGACCTTCCTGGACGGCGGTCCTTCGGCCTGTGCGGGGGTCCGTCACACGGCCTCCGTTCCCGGATTCGAGTGGCTCTCGAGCCCGATTTGGCCGCATCCATCATGCTCTTGTGGGGCGGGCGTGTCCGTTAAGGGGGATCGGCCCACCGCTGCTGATACGCCGCACGCAACAATGGCCGGGTAA